The genomic stretch ACAATGAGGCCCAGTACATTCTCCCTGCATTGCAAAACATTCAAAACGCAATTTCTTCTGCTAATTTACAAGGCCAAATCAAGGTCTCTATAGCAATAGCCATGTCTTTGATTCAGAATTCTTATCCACCTAACAATGGTGCTTTTATTGACCCAGCAAGGTCTTATATACAACCAATAATTAACTTCCTAGTGACCAATGGGTCACCATTTCTTGCAAATGTGTATCCATACATCGCTTATGTCGGGGATAAACAAAACATTCATCTTGATTATGCTCTTTTTAATCAACAAGGAAACAATGATGTTGGTTATCAAAATCTCTTTGATGCGCAGTTGGATTCAGTATACGCTGCTCTTGAGAAAGTCGGGGGTTCTAATTTGCAGATTGTTGTGTCTGAGAGTGGATGGCCATCTGCTGGTGGAGATGGGGCAACACCGGAAAATGCTGCCACATATTATAGTAATTTGATTAATCATGTTAAGAGTGGGACCGTGAAGAAACCTGGTATGGCTATTGAGACTTATTTGTTTGCCATGTTTGATGAAAATCAGAAGAATGGTGCATCAACTGAACAACATTTTGGTCTCTTTAATCCTGATAAATCGCCTAAATATCAAATAAATTTCAATTAGATAAATTAATGgatgattttaaaaaaaaatatatgtaaCTAAATATATATAAGAATAATTGTGCCAGAATGCacatgatgatgatgttgttgttgttagcATGTTCCTATTTatataatgaattaaataaatgaAAGGTGATGTACTTTATTAATTCTCAGTTTCTATCATGGTCTGTGTTAGATATTATGGTGTAAAACATCAACATTGATTTTTTTTCTCATATTCTTATGTCAAATTTGAGTTTGTTCGGAAGAGATAAAAAACAACTTTTGCATTAGATAAACATATTTTCATGTGTAAGATATATGGATTTTCAATCGGAATTTTTTCACTTAACCATCCTTCACACACGAGTACTGAAGAAGGTAGAAGTGATTAAACAAGGTATACGTTAATCCTATTTTAGGTGAGACTTGGAAAGATAAATCCTTCGAGCTAAATTTGAAAAGGGGAGTCTCTTAGACAAAATTTAAATAGTCAAGTCCTTTAGACGAGTTCTTCAAACGAGACTTAAAAAGATGAGCCCCTCAAACGAGACTTAAATAATCGAGTCTCTTATGCGATACCTTTTTAGGCGATTCTCACAGACGAGACTTAGATAATCGAGTCCGCTCAGGAGAAACTTAGATAGTTGAGTCTCCTCATGTGAGTGCCCTAAGAAAGAGACGTTCGGATTCTAGAGGCACGTGAAGCATTTAATACTTCATAATGATGAGGTAATTAATGGTGACGTGGTGTGACAGGAAGGTCATTGTTACAAATCTAAATCAACATATGTAGTTAAAACGGATACACTATTTAAACTGTGAGGTTTCCCCAAAAACAAAACCCCTGCAGTTTAAACAGTGTATCAATTTTTAACTACATATGCTAACCCAGATTTATACCAATGGCCTTACTGTTATACCACGTCACCAGAATTTAACATTTTTTTGTCAGAAATTGACTAAAGGGACCAAATATAGTAACAAAAGTGAAGTTAATGGACTAACTTGTAACAATTTTTTAATTAAGGGACTAAAGTGGAACATTAAATTAAGTTAAGAGACTTGTTCATTAATTATGATAAACAAACAATAATCAAACATAAAGGGGATGCAGGAAGCGCAATGCCCAAGGTGCACAGGACCCAAGGGACGCTAGTCTAGTCTAATGGGAAGCTAAGAGAATCAAAAGAGGTTGACTCATCTCATGCGTTGGATTCGTTGTCTGATGATCCAAAGACGTAGAAAACGAGGGTGCATACAATATGGTCGGGGTTCCCACATGGGACCCCAGGTCAAAGGCAAGAGTATGCATATTTGAAGGTTGATACACCAACCACGTGGCATAATGAAAGGAAGGGACAGTGATTAAAAGAGAGAGGAGACTCACGTGAGTCTCATTCAACCTTTTACTTGTGAGTGCAACTTTccgttagatgtattttgtatgataTCAAAACTAAGATACTTTAACATTTATGTATATTAGACAATATCCTTTGAGTCttaatgtgcatcttagcattaggaagtataaaaatattttgaaatgagttagaaaaggtttcatgcattaaaaataagtttt from Lathyrus oleraceus cultivar Zhongwan6 chromosome 7, CAAS_Psat_ZW6_1.0, whole genome shotgun sequence encodes the following:
- the LOC127106528 gene encoding glucan endo-1,3-beta-glucosidase, producing the protein MSNIFLLIGILSIGLAFTGAQSIGVCYGMIGNNLPSKQEVVDLYKSKGINRMRLYYPDEEALQALRGSNIELILDVAKETLSSLVNANEATNWINKFVKPYSQDVKIKYITVGNEIYPNDNEAQYILPALQNIQNAISSANLQGQIKVSIAIAMSLIQNSYPPNNGAFIDPARSYIQPIINFLVTNGSPFLANVYPYIAYVGDKQNIHLDYALFNQQGNNDVGYQNLFDAQLDSVYAALEKVGGSNLQIVVSESGWPSAGGDGATPENAATYYSNLINHVKSGTVKKPGMAIETYLFAMFDENQKNGASTEQHFGLFNPDKSPKYQINFN